The following nucleotide sequence is from Nitrospirota bacterium.
GCTGAGGTTATCGAGGCAGTTTCTGAAATCCTCATTGAATTCGGGGGTAAAAATATCGTGGTTGATCCTGTAATGGTATCCTCAACAGGGGTGAAGCTGCTAAAAGAGGATGCTGTAGATGTCCTTAAGGGAAGACTTCTTCCGCTTGCACTTGTAGTTACCCCAAATCTCCATGAGGCATCAATTCTCTCAGGTATTGCGGTCGAAGGCATCGGGGATATGAAGAAGGCAGCCGAGATGATAAAGGACATGGGTCCAACTTTTGTGATAGTAAAGGGTGGACACCTCCAGGGAAAGCCTGTTGATTTGATATACGACGGTATGAGTTTCGGTATGTTTGGTGGAGAAAGGGTAGAGGATAAAAAACCCCATGGCGCAGGTTGTGTCTTTTCTGCTGCGATAACCGCATATTTAGCCCGAGGACTCACCTTGAGAGATGCCGCTGGCAGGGCAAAGGAGTTTATAATAGAAAGGATAAAGGGCTCTGGTCAGATAGGCAGTGGGATGGATGTTATTGTGTAATCTCAGTCCCGATTCCCTCTGTTGTAAATATCTCAAGGAGGAGGGCGTGGGGAATCCTTCCGTCTATGATATGGGTTTTTGAAACGCCTCCATCAATGGCAGTGAGGCACGCCTGAACCTTCGGGAGCATTCCACCAGAGATTATACCTTCTGCACTAAAATTCTCTACGGACTTCCTTTCGAGTGTAGAGATAAGCCTCTGATCTTTATCCATTATGCCACTTACATCGGTAAGTAGCACAAGTTTTTCTGCCCTGAGTGCTGCTGCAACTGAACCTGCCACAAGGTCTGCATTTATGTTATAAGTGACCCCATCTCCACCCACACCAACTGGTGCAATGACAGGTATAAAGCGTTTCTCCTCAAGAGCACTTAGTATATCGGTATTTATTTCTACTACCTCTCCAATTAAGCCTATATCTATTATCTCTGGTTCTCCTGTTTCCTCAAATGGGGGGACCCCCAAAAATCTTTCGATTTTTTTGGGGCTCATGGGCTGGGTTATAATTTTCTTCTGCGCCTTTATTAATCCACCATCCTTACCTGTAAGTCCTACTGCCTTACCCCCATGATGATTTATAAGCGATACAATTTCCTTATTTACCTTTCCTCCAAGAACCATCTCTACGATGTCCATTGTCTCTTTATCTGTAATCCTCTGACCATAAATAAACTCAGGCTGTTTGCCCATTCTTAGCATGATTTCACTTATCTGGGGGCCACCTCCATGGACTATTATGGGGTGTATGCCGATATAATTTAACAGTATAACATCGAGGGCGAATGACTCCTTGAGAGATTTATCCACCATCGCACTTCCGCCATACTTTATAACAAATGTCTTACCGTAGAATTTCTGGATGTATGGCAGTGCCTCAACCAGTATTTTTGCCTTTTCTAATTCTCCACCCTTCACAGTATATACCTTGTTAAATCCGTATCCTTTGCAATATCACTCAACTTTTCCTTTACATAGGCAGCATCCATCACGATCTCTTTTATCTCTCCCTCAGGTGCAGAGAAGGAGATATCCTCAAGGAGTTTTTCCATTACGGTATGGAGTCTCCTCGCTCCTATATTCTCTGTCCGTTCATTCACCGATGCAGCTATGGATGCTATCTCCTCTATGGCATCTTCTGTAAATTCTACCTTCACACCCTCTGTTTCGAGGAGTGCAATGTATTGTTTTATCAATGCATTCTGTGGTTCCTTAAGTATCTTTATGAAGTCCTCTCTGCTTAAGGAATCAAGTTCTACCCTTATGGGGAATCGACCCTGCAATTCCGGTATAAGATCAGAGGGCTTTGAGACATGGAATGCACCTGCAGCTATGAAGAGCATGTGGTCAGTTCTTACGGTGCCATACTTCGTTGTAACAGTGGAGCCCTCAATTATCGGGAGGAGGTCTCTCTGTACCCCTTCTCTTGAGACATCAGGACCATAGGTCTCTCTGCCTGCAATCTTATCTATCTCATCGAGGAATATAATCCCTGAATTTTCAGTCCTTTCAATCGCCTCCGTTGTTACAGTGTCAATATCTATGAGTTTGTTTGCCTCTTCCTGTGCAAGGA
It contains:
- the thiD gene encoding bifunctional hydroxymethylpyrimidine kinase/phosphomethylpyrimidine kinase, whose amino-acid sequence is MRIFKALSIAGLDPSGGAGVIADIRTFTTLRVYGMGVITAITLQNTKSVDNISSVQADVVSSQIKILFSDTVPDAIKTGMLYEAEVIEAVSEILIEFGGKNIVVDPVMVSSTGVKLLKEDAVDVLKGRLLPLALVVTPNLHEASILSGIAVEGIGDMKKAAEMIKDMGPTFVIVKGGHLQGKPVDLIYDGMSFGMFGGERVEDKKPHGAGCVFSAAITAYLARGLTLRDAAGRAKEFIIERIKGSGQIGSGMDVIV
- the argB gene encoding acetylglutamate kinase yields the protein MKGGELEKAKILVEALPYIQKFYGKTFVIKYGGSAMVDKSLKESFALDVILLNYIGIHPIIVHGGGPQISEIMLRMGKQPEFIYGQRITDKETMDIVEMVLGGKVNKEIVSLINHHGGKAVGLTGKDGGLIKAQKKIITQPMSPKKIERFLGVPPFEETGEPEIIDIGLIGEVVEINTDILSALEEKRFIPVIAPVGVGGDGVTYNINADLVAGSVAAALRAEKLVLLTDVSGIMDKDQRLISTLERKSVENFSAEGIISGGMLPKVQACLTAIDGGVSKTHIIDGRIPHALLLEIFTTEGIGTEITQ